Proteins encoded in a region of the Pseudomonas denitrificans (nom. rej.) genome:
- the aldA gene encoding aldehyde dehydrogenase: protein MRTDRNFIDGRFADASSAHIAVFDPATEQQVAQVPAANEADVRNAVEAAARAQRSWARLPAIERGEHLRRFAEALERNADRIGAALAAESGKSLADASSEAFYAGQITRYHAEWARRIEGEVIPSDSTDETILLQREPIGVVAALIPFNYPVYTFLRKVAPALITGNTVVVRPSNNTPTSAFEIARCAEEAGLPAGVLNVLTMNHDVAAVLCQQPQIGLITLTGSVGAGRIVLDYCKANIAKPSLELGGKTPAIIEADADLEKAATAIVASKTTHCGQLCTAIERVYVQASVHDRFLALLREKMATVRIGNRAEDASLMGPLQYGRARTDVHAKVQRALAEGAVLECGGVLPEGAGHFYPATLLSGCRQDMEIVQEEIFGPVLPVLSYETLDDALAMANDHQFGLSSVLFTENYRNAMKVANHIEAGEIYINRTPADPYQGFHAGWKRSGLGGDDGKHGMLEFTQTRLVVLKF from the coding sequence ATGCGTACAGATCGAAACTTCATCGACGGCCGCTTCGCCGACGCCTCCTCCGCCCATATCGCCGTGTTCGACCCGGCGACCGAGCAGCAGGTCGCCCAGGTGCCGGCCGCGAACGAGGCCGATGTGCGCAACGCCGTCGAAGCCGCCGCCCGCGCCCAGCGCAGCTGGGCCCGCCTGCCGGCCATCGAGCGCGGCGAACACCTGCGCCGCTTCGCCGAAGCCCTGGAACGCAACGCCGATCGTATCGGCGCCGCCCTGGCCGCCGAGTCCGGCAAGAGCCTGGCCGACGCCAGCAGCGAAGCCTTCTACGCCGGCCAGATCACCCGCTACCACGCCGAATGGGCGCGTCGCATCGAAGGCGAAGTCATACCCAGCGACTCCACCGACGAAACCATCCTGCTGCAGCGCGAACCGATCGGCGTGGTCGCGGCGCTGATCCCGTTCAACTACCCGGTCTATACCTTCCTGCGCAAGGTCGCGCCGGCGCTGATCACCGGCAACACCGTGGTGGTGCGCCCGAGCAACAACACCCCGACTTCCGCCTTCGAGATCGCCCGTTGCGCCGAGGAAGCCGGCCTGCCCGCAGGCGTGCTGAACGTGCTGACCATGAATCACGACGTCGCCGCCGTGCTCTGCCAGCAGCCGCAGATCGGCCTGATCACCCTGACCGGCAGCGTCGGCGCCGGCCGTATCGTGCTCGACTACTGCAAGGCCAACATTGCCAAGCCGTCCCTGGAACTGGGCGGCAAGACCCCGGCGATCATCGAGGCGGACGCCGACCTGGAGAAGGCCGCCACCGCCATCGTCGCCTCCAAGACCACCCACTGCGGCCAGCTTTGCACCGCCATCGAGCGCGTCTACGTGCAGGCCAGCGTGCATGACCGTTTCCTCGCCCTGCTGCGCGAGAAGATGGCCACCGTGCGCATCGGCAACCGTGCCGAGGACGCCAGCCTGATGGGACCGCTGCAATACGGCCGCGCCCGTACCGACGTGCACGCCAAGGTCCAGCGCGCGCTGGCCGAAGGCGCCGTGCTGGAGTGCGGCGGCGTGCTGCCCGAGGGCGCCGGCCACTTCTACCCGGCGACCCTGCTCAGCGGCTGCCGCCAGGACATGGAGATCGTCCAGGAGGAAATCTTCGGCCCGGTGCTGCCGGTGCTTTCCTACGAGACACTCGACGACGCGCTGGCCATGGCCAACGACCACCAGTTCGGCCTGTCCTCGGTGCTGTTCACCGAGAACTACCGCAACGCCATGAAGGTCGCCAACCACATCGAGGCTGGCGAGATCTACATCAACCGCACGCCTGCCGACCCCTATCAGGGCTTCCACGCCGGCTGGAAGCGCTCGGGTCTGGGCGGCGACGACGGCAAGCACGGGATGCTCGAGTTCACCCAGACGCGCCTCGTCGTCCTCAAGTTCTGA
- a CDS encoding LysR substrate-binding domain-containing protein: MKRKIPALNALKAFEVAGSTGSFTRAAELLNVTQSAVSRQVRQLEEQLGESLLVRRHHHLELTEAGRVLLRALQLSFDRIELTVRGIQQRHHLNRLRVNAPPTFALRWLLPRLSRLREAHPDLEVSLTTNLQDSLAQSSTLDCAIRFGNGEWDGLDSSLLMHERHIAVCAPSLLAQREEQDIDLRSMTLLHVLARDDQRFLTWRHWLDAAKIQGVDLQGGYEFDLLDMAIRAAIDGLGITIADRQMVARELAAGQLVQMLDVEVQGHQSYWWVSRPEQELPSHVQRFHEWLQQEVWMTERNLAGSGSVISLS, translated from the coding sequence GTGAAACGCAAGATTCCGGCGCTCAATGCGCTGAAAGCCTTCGAAGTGGCCGGCAGCACGGGGAGCTTTACCCGTGCGGCCGAGCTGCTCAACGTGACCCAGAGCGCGGTCAGCCGCCAGGTGCGTCAACTGGAGGAACAGCTGGGCGAGAGCCTGCTGGTGCGCCGGCATCATCACCTGGAGCTGACCGAGGCCGGGCGTGTACTGCTGCGTGCGCTGCAACTCTCGTTCGACCGCATCGAGCTGACAGTGCGCGGTATCCAGCAGCGCCACCACCTCAATCGCCTGCGGGTCAACGCGCCGCCCACCTTCGCCCTGCGCTGGCTGTTGCCGCGCCTGTCGCGCCTGCGCGAAGCGCACCCTGACCTGGAAGTGAGCCTGACCACCAACCTGCAGGACAGCCTTGCGCAGAGCAGCACGCTGGATTGCGCGATTCGCTTCGGCAATGGCGAATGGGACGGCCTGGATAGCTCGCTGCTGATGCACGAACGGCACATCGCAGTGTGCGCGCCCAGCCTGCTGGCGCAGCGCGAGGAGCAGGACATCGACCTGCGCAGCATGACTTTGCTGCATGTGCTGGCCCGCGACGACCAGCGCTTCCTGACCTGGCGACACTGGCTGGACGCGGCGAAGATCCAGGGCGTCGACCTGCAGGGTGGCTACGAATTCGACCTGTTGGACATGGCCATCCGCGCGGCCATCGACGGGCTGGGCATCACCATCGCCGACCGGCAGATGGTCGCCCGTGAGCTGGCGGCGGGGCAGTTGGTGCAGATGCTCGACGTCGAGGTGCAGGGGCACCAGTCCTACTGGTGGGTGAGCCGGCCGGAGCAGGAGTTGCCGTCCCACGTCCAGCGTTTCCATGAGTGGTTGCAGCAGGAGGTTTGGATGACCGAGCGCAACCTGGCGGGATCGGGCTCCGTCATCAGTCTTTCCTGA
- a CDS encoding LysR substrate-binding domain-containing protein: MRNLPPLTMLRVFEEVAHHRSFNRAADALNVTQGAVSRQIKQLEEYLGISLFLRTPRGLTLTEAGSALAPHLGEAFDQMERALQAVRVPNLRQRLRILAPPTWGTRWLSPRLRSFLKRYPDISLSITNQQGDDSAGELDCRIRFGLEQAPHCHSELLVMERHIAVASPELFDGEQPPELHDHPLLHILHEGKRLRVWENWLEAVGRSDVDAASGIEFSTLDQVIHTALAGGGLAVIDRQMIERELASGSLLPITPVEVIGPYGYWLDIASDKLGLSKVERFQHWLNVERNP; this comes from the coding sequence ATGCGCAACCTGCCGCCCCTGACCATGCTCCGCGTTTTCGAAGAAGTGGCCCACCACCGCAGTTTCAATCGGGCGGCCGATGCACTGAACGTCACCCAGGGAGCCGTCAGCCGGCAGATCAAGCAACTGGAGGAATACCTCGGAATCAGCCTTTTCCTACGCACGCCACGCGGCCTGACACTGACCGAAGCCGGCAGCGCCCTCGCCCCGCACCTGGGTGAAGCCTTCGACCAGATGGAGCGCGCCCTGCAGGCTGTGCGCGTGCCCAACCTGCGCCAGCGCCTGCGTATCCTCGCGCCACCGACCTGGGGGACACGCTGGCTGTCGCCGCGCCTGCGCAGCTTTCTCAAGCGCTATCCGGACATCAGCCTGAGCATCACCAACCAGCAGGGCGACGACAGTGCTGGCGAACTGGATTGCCGCATCCGCTTCGGCCTGGAGCAGGCCCCCCACTGCCACAGCGAGTTGCTGGTGATGGAGCGCCACATAGCCGTGGCAAGCCCGGAGCTGTTCGACGGCGAACAACCGCCGGAACTGCACGACCACCCGCTGCTGCACATCCTGCACGAAGGCAAGCGTCTGCGGGTCTGGGAAAACTGGCTGGAAGCGGTCGGCCGCAGCGACGTCGATGCCGCCAGCGGCATCGAATTCAGCACCCTGGACCAGGTCATCCATACGGCCCTCGCCGGGGGTGGGCTGGCGGTGATCGACCGGCAGATGATCGAAAGGGAACTGGCCAGCGGCAGCCTGTTGCCGATCACCCCGGTCGAGGTGATCGGCCCCTACGGCTATTGGCTGGATATCGCCAGCGACAAGCTGGGCCTGTCGAAAGTGGAGCGCTTTCAGCATTGGCTGAATGTGGAGCGGAATCCGTGA
- a CDS encoding efflux transporter outer membrane subunit produces the protein MTARKLLLGLAVSTLAGCMVGPDYQRPEVAMPAAYRAHLNATTSQVDGPWWSQFGSSTLSSLVKEGLANNLDLQRATARIEKFRGQLRTVRAGLFPQLGAGAGAKRARSDQFVGTPLAGFDGVGNQYQAGLNASWEIDLWGKLRRQSEAASAQLLGAQYAQRGVALSLASSISEGYLNLLALDEQLVIAEQTAQARKDALDIFQKRYDRGVIRQIELSQAQNDYWATQAAMPPLRAKISAAENSLSVLLGRNPGPIVRNERLSSLRAPKVPDSLPATLLSRRPDLLQAEQAVVASNAMVGAAQALYLPDLNLSGMIGFSRGESGQLFESASKVWNLALGLNQTVFDAGAISGQVLQAKSEYQQSVLAYKGAVQSALADVNDALVGTRETAAQLTAVEQQVGALQTYSLQARRLYEGGYSTYLDVTTAEEKLFDGQLQEVSSRLASLNAFNTLYLSVGGEVGADAALLFKPVALKRG, from the coding sequence ATGACTGCCAGAAAACTCTTGTTGGGACTGGCCGTCTCGACCCTGGCCGGCTGCATGGTCGGCCCCGACTATCAACGCCCCGAGGTCGCCATGCCGGCGGCTTACAGGGCGCACCTGAACGCCACCACGTCCCAGGTCGACGGCCCCTGGTGGAGCCAGTTCGGCTCTTCCACCCTGTCGTCGCTGGTCAAGGAAGGGCTGGCGAATAACCTCGACCTGCAACGCGCCACCGCGCGCATCGAGAAGTTCCGTGGCCAGTTGCGCACGGTGCGGGCGGGACTGTTCCCACAGCTGGGGGCGGGCGCAGGCGCCAAGCGGGCACGGAGTGACCAGTTCGTCGGCACGCCACTGGCTGGGTTCGATGGAGTGGGCAACCAGTACCAGGCGGGCCTGAATGCCAGCTGGGAGATCGACCTCTGGGGCAAGCTGCGTCGCCAGAGCGAAGCGGCAAGCGCGCAATTGCTCGGTGCGCAGTACGCGCAGCGTGGCGTGGCACTGAGCCTGGCCAGCTCGATCAGCGAGGGCTACCTCAACCTGCTGGCACTGGACGAGCAGCTCGTCATCGCCGAGCAGACCGCGCAGGCGCGCAAGGACGCCCTGGACATCTTCCAGAAACGCTATGACCGCGGAGTGATCCGCCAGATCGAGCTCAGCCAGGCACAGAACGACTACTGGGCGACCCAGGCGGCGATGCCTCCCCTGAGAGCGAAGATCAGCGCGGCGGAGAACTCGCTGTCGGTGCTGCTCGGTCGAAACCCCGGCCCTATCGTGCGCAATGAACGCCTGTCCTCCCTGCGTGCGCCGAAGGTGCCTGACTCCCTGCCAGCCACCTTGCTGTCGCGACGCCCTGACCTGCTGCAGGCCGAACAGGCTGTGGTCGCCAGCAACGCGATGGTCGGCGCGGCGCAGGCGCTGTACCTGCCGGACCTGAACCTGTCGGGGATGATCGGCTTCAGCCGGGGCGAGAGCGGGCAGTTGTTCGAGAGTGCATCCAAGGTCTGGAACCTGGCCCTGGGGCTCAATCAGACCGTGTTCGATGCCGGTGCCATCTCCGGGCAGGTACTCCAGGCAAAGTCCGAGTATCAACAGTCGGTGCTCGCCTACAAAGGCGCGGTGCAATCGGCGTTGGCCGATGTGAACGATGCGCTGGTGGGAACTCGTGAGACGGCGGCGCAGCTGACTGCGGTCGAGCAGCAGGTCGGCGCATTGCAGACCTACTCGCTGCAGGCGCGTCGCCTGTACGAGGGGGGATATTCGACTTACCTGGATGTCACCACGGCGGAAGAAAAACTCTTCGACGGGCAGTTGCAGGAGGTAAGCAGCCGCCTGGCTTCGCTGAATGCGTTCAACACGCTGTATCTCTCCGTGGGCGGCGAGGTGGGCGCGGATGCCGCGCTGCTGTTCAAGCCTGTCGCGCTGAAGCGGGGCTAG